In one window of Henckelia pumila isolate YLH828 chromosome 1, ASM3356847v2, whole genome shotgun sequence DNA:
- the LOC140879901 gene encoding uncharacterized protein gives MSLHLGNISPHIHRDDLERVFRRFGMCNVRVVDKYGFVVFDYPASAEKALKSLRGKRICGEAITLSWSKRQPRGWQGPGLPTGGKMYEPPVRRHLVNENVDQRLGSNNKEMDYEREDGQGRNLGSADLVNDSRGYHPDDLKSYVGEKDHALNHNLEVGVRMNHLEVESWREQVADENCFENVMEFDRYEPRESDDEKEQEECEHASPSDGSPAARKFKERPGTEQNGQSKSQKTCYTCGEVGHKMNVCPLNLLRSRSRGRLHQRSGIVPTRQQESNREPSTSRSHWRLLRRGDSFRRITSEFRSKKRNSREYENYEKRHSKKGRGLLPSSIPDHASSRPQSLSRSLRSFSRSPSNSKFKSVSSGNNTQFFSLRPSTSGHSGSKALKSRSASRSVSPASSELAVELVRDLSPSQNSSKTNTKDSIVKVAGHFHGKDLFEQGRNDRRRVASFNPEKITAVTENEHEAGPSKLQKEEMRKDFLERDGAICESASKGSGSLLESKVQKSEDDYTSVGNLSLRRIKDVKSSQTKDFMLEDVSAPGPCITSGTNAVGSVRISSQEIYMVLKHYGLQYPEKNENDMPVETYFGSARLWPWEIIYYRRVKKGSDQAENHAQRVAQVKEFGIAD, from the coding sequence ATGTCGCTGCATCTTGGAAATATATCACCTCACATTCATAGAGATGACCTCGAACGTGTTTTCcggaggtttgggatgtgtaaCGTAAGGGTTGTTGACAAATATGGATTTGTTGTTTTTGATTATCCTGCAAGTGCTGAAAAAGCTCTGAAATCTCTGAGAGGCAAAAGGATATGTGGAGAGGCTATAACTCTATCTTGGTCAAAGCGGCAGCCTCGAGGTTGGCAGGGACCCGGACTTCCTACAGGTGGTAAAATGTATGAGCCACCGGTCAGAAGACATTTGGTAAATGAAAATGTTGATCAGAGAttgggctcaaacaataaagaaaTGGATTATGAGCGGGAAGATGGTCAAGGCAGGAATCTCGGCTCTGCTGATCTGGTCAATGATTCACGTGGCTATCATCCAGATGATTTAAAAAGTTACGTTGGGGAGAAGGATCATGCGTTAAATCATAATCTGGAGGTAGGTGTTAGGATGAACCATTTGGAAGTTGAGAGTTGGAGAGAACAGGTTGCGGATGAAAATTGTTTTGAAAATGTCATGGAATTTGATCGGTATGAACCTCGTGAAAGCGATGACGAAAAGGAGCAGGAAGAATGTGAACATGCATCTCCCTCTGATGGTTCTCCTGCTGCCAGGAAGTTTAAAGAGAGACCAGGAACTGAGCAAAATGGTCAGTCAAAATCTCAGAAAACTTGCTATACGTGCGGGGAAGTGGGTCACAAAATGAATGTGTGTCCATTAAATCTGCTGAGATCAAGATCGCGAGGAAGGCTGCACCAACGTAGTGGTATTGTTCCCACGAGGCAACAGGAAAGTAACAGGGAGCCATCCACTTCCAGAAGTCATTGGAGGCTGCTGAGACGTGGAGATTCCTTTCGAAGGATAACTTCTGAATTCAGAAGTAAGAAACGAAATAGTAGAGAATATGAAAATTATGAGAAACGGCATTCAAAGAAAGGCAGGGGGCTATTGCCATCTTCAATTCCCGACCATGCTTCATCCAGACCTCAGTCACTTTCTAGATCTTTAAGGTCTTTTTCTCGGTCTCCATCAAATTCCAAGTTCAAATCAGTATCTTCTGGAAACAATACCCAGTTTTTTTCTTTGAGGCCTTCGACATCAGGTCACTCTGGATCTAAGGCCCTCAAGTCAAGGTCTGCATCGAGGTCAGTGTCTCCTGCATCTTCAGAATTAGCTGTAGAACTTGTTAGAGATTTATCTCCTTCCCAAAATAGTAGTAAAACAAACACCAAGGATTCCATTGTAAAGGTTGCTGGTCATTTTCACGGAAAGGATTTGTTTGAACAAGGTCGGAATGACAGGAGACGTGTAGCTTCCTTTAATCCTGAAAAGATCACTGCTGTAACGGAAAATGAACATGAAGCTGGACCCTCTAAATTGCAGAAGGAAGAAATGAGGAAGGATTTCTTGGAAAGGGATGGTGCAATCTGTGAATCTGCCTCCAAAGGTTCAGGCTCGCTGTTGGAATCTAAAGTACAAAAGTCAGAAGATGACTATACTTCTGTTGGAAATTTATCGCTGCGTCGTATTAAAGATGTGAAAAGTTCTCAAACTAAGGATTTTATGTTGGAAGATGTATCAGCACCAGGCCCTTGTATCACCTCAGGAACTAATGCTGTTGGTTCAGTGAGAATCTCCTCACAGGAAATATACATGGTCTTAAAACATTATGGGCTGCAGTACCCAgagaaaaatgaaaatgatATGCCTGTGGAAACTTATTTTGGGTCTGCACGCTTATGGCCTTGGGAAATAATATACTACAGGAGAGTGAAAAAGGGTTCTGATCAAGCTGAGAACCATGCGCAGAGGGTTGCTCAGGTTAAGGAATTTGGTATTGCTGATTGA
- the LOC140874578 gene encoding ubiquitin-conjugating enzyme E2 variant 1C encodes MTLGSGGSSIVVPRNFRLLEELERGEKGIGDGTVSYGMDDGDDIYMRSWTGTIIGPHNSVHEGRIYQLKLFCDKDYPEKPPSVRFHSRINMTCVNHENGVVESKKFGLLANWQREYTMEDILTQLKKEMASPHNRKLVQPPEGTYF; translated from the exons ATGACCCTTGGCTCAGGAGGATCCAGTATCGTAG TCCCCCGAAATTTCAGATTGTTGGAGGAACTTGAACGTGGAGAGAAGGGAATTGGAGATGGCACTGTAAGCTATGGAATGGATGATGGAGATGACATTTACATGCGATCCTGGACTGGTACCATAATAGGCCCTCACAAT TCTGTACATGAAGGACGCATTTACCAATTGAAGCTGTTCTGTGACAAAGACTACCCAGAGAAACCTCCTAGTGTTCGTTTCCATTCCCGGATCAATATGACATGCGTAAACCATGAAAATGGAGTG GTGGAATCCAAGAAGTTTGGACTTTTAGCAAACTGGCAGCGAGAATACACGATGGAAGACATATTAACACAGTTGAAGAAGGAGATGGCCTCTCCACATAACCGTAAGCTAGTCCAGCCTCCCGAAGGAACCTATTTTTAG
- the LOC140874787 gene encoding probable CCR4-associated factor 1 homolog 11, whose amino-acid sequence MSDFASGPPSLPHRSLPSSPPLNVPQQPGSSELVFKNCKKTILIRSVWSSNLESEFGIIRGIIDGYPVVSMDTEFPGVVFQNHHRYPNSVDHYHTLKSNVDALKLIQVGITLSDSSGNLPDLGSPDHCFVWEFNFRDFDIARDDHAPASIDLLRHQGMDFVLNRQQGVCSYRFAQLMMTSGLLCNEKVTYITFHSGYDFGYLIKILTGKNLPRTLAEFLHLLKIFFGNNVYDVKHLMKFCQGLHGGLDRVTQSLGVERAAGNCHQAGSDSLLTWQAFEKIRSVYFSNLVNGEFPVEYAGVLYGLEIIVP is encoded by the coding sequence ATGTCGGACTTCGCCTCCGGCCCGCCGTCGCTGCCACACCGATCCTTGCCATCGTCGCCTCCCCTCAATGTCCCTCAACAGCCAGGTTCGTCGGAGCTTGTTTTCAAAAACTGTAAAAAGACTATCTTGATTCGATCAGTCTGGTCCAGTAACTTGGAGTCCGAATTTGGCATAATTCGTGGAATCATTGATGGATACCCTGTCGTTTCGATGGACACTGAGTTTCCGGGCGTCGTGTTTCAGAACCACCACCGTTATCCCAATTCCGTCGATCACTACCACACTCTGAAGTCGAATGTTGACGCGCTCAAGCTTATTCAGGTCGGGATCACGCTTTCGGATTCCTCTGGAAACCTCCCTGACCTTGGGAGTCCCGATCATTGCTTCGTCTGGGAGTTTAATTTTCGCGATTTTGATATAGCTCGCGATGACCACGCGCCGGCCTCCATTGATCTTCTACGTCACCAGGGAATGGACTTCGTGCTCAATCGGCAGCAAGGTGTATGTTCATATCGCTTCGCCCAGCTTATGATGACCTCTGGACTGCTTTGCAATGAAAAGGTTACTTACATAACCTTTCACAGTGGCTATGATTTTGGCTACCTCATCAAGATTTTAACGGGGAAGAACCTGCCGAGGACCCTTGCTGAATTTCTGCATTTGCTGAAGATCTTTTTTGGGAATAATGTTTATGATGTGAAGCACTTGATGAAATTCTGCCAGGGACTTCATGGGGGTTTGGATAGGGTGACACAGTCGCTTGGAGTGGAGCGTGCTGCAGGTAATTGCCACCAGGCTGGTTCAGATAGTCTGCTTACATGGCAGGCGTTTGAGAAGATCAGGAGTGTCTACTTTAGTAATCTTGTAAATGGTGAATTTCCTGTAGAGTATGCTGGTGTTCTCTATGGGTTAGAGATTATTGTCCCTTGA
- the LOC140874788 gene encoding transcription repressor OFP13-like encodes MKTNQMRKKVKPPFLPKPKEHTTTASAAASPWLWPACVNHPKTISFRSTTNIGIMNSAYLVDPNKTFEFVDTPDSFFSFTNSFERMNYDPKETSFSFSSERFNNSEIHEGLKSKRLFFKPGETSSILEEAKPNGFHLGESVRIMAMDSRDPFLDFRASMEEMIDAHGLKDWDCLEDLLTCYLRVNLKSNHGYIIGAFVDLLLHLPVSANDHSSNSAIDEHCSPSSNTTQCSLASLLSFSSSS; translated from the coding sequence ATGAAAACAAATCAAATGAGAAAGAAAGTGAAACCACCATTTCTGCCAAAACCCAAAGAGCACACCACCACAGCCTCTGCTGCCGCCTCTCCTTGGCTGTGGCCGGCCTGCGTCAACCACCCTAAAACCATCTCTTTCCGCTCCACCACCAATATCGGGATCATGAACTCAGCCTATCTTGTTGATCCAAACAAAACCTTCGAATTCGTCGACACCCCAGATTCATTTTTCAGCTTCACCAACTCATTCGAACGAATGAATTATGATCCCAAAGAAACCAGCTTCTCTTTTTCATCTGAAAGATTCAATAACTCAGAGATTCATGAGGGTTTGAAGTCGAAGAGGCTGTTCTTCAAGCCTGGAGAAACAAGTTCCATCCTGGAAGAAGCAAAACCAAATGGCTTCCATCTCGGAGAAAGCGTGAGGATTATGGCTATGGATTCCCGGGACCCGTTCTTGGATTTCAGGGCTTCGATGGAGGAAATGATTGATGCACACGGGTTAAAAGATTGGGATTGTTTGGAGGATTTACTCACTTGCTATTTGAGAGTCAATCTCAAGAGCAATCACGGGTACATAATTGGAGCCTTTGTGGATTTGCTGCTGCATCTTCCTGTTTCTGCTAATGATCATTCTTCGAATTCCGCCATTGATGAGCATTGCTCACCTTCTTCAAATACTACACAGTGTTCTTTAGCATCTCTTCTGTCATTTTCTTCTTCTAGTTAA